In the genome of Entelurus aequoreus isolate RoL-2023_Sb linkage group LG08, RoL_Eaeq_v1.1, whole genome shotgun sequence, one region contains:
- the LOC133656197 gene encoding histone H4: MSGRGKGGKGLGKGGAKRHRKVLRDNIQGITKPAIRRLARRGGVKRISGLIYEETRGVLKVFLENVIRDAVTYTEHAKRKTVTAMDVVYALKRQGRTLYGFGG; the protein is encoded by the coding sequence ATGTCAGGAAGAGGAAAGGGAGGTAAAGGTTTGGGCAAAGGAGGCGCCAAGCGTCACCGCAAAGTCCTCCGTGATAACATCCAGGGTATCACCAAGCCCGCCATCCGCCGCCTGGCTCGCCGCGGTGGAGTCAAGCGTATCTCCGGCCTCATCTACGAGGAGACTCGCGGCGTGCTCAAAGTGTTCCTGGAGAACGTCATCCGTGACGCCGTCACCTACACCGAGCACGCCAAGAGGAAGACGGTCACCGCCATGGATGTTGTCTACGCCCTCAAGAGGCAAGGACGCACTCTGTACGGCTTTGGAGGATAA
- the LOC133656180 gene encoding histone H2A-like: MSGRGKTGGKTRAKAKTRSSRAGLQFPVGRVHRLLRKGNYGERIGAGAPVYMAAVLEYLTAEILELAGNAARDNKKSRIIPRHLQLAVRNDEELNKLLGGVTIAQGGVLPNIQAVLLPKKTEKASKK, encoded by the coding sequence ATGTCTGGACGTGGCAAAACCGGTGGAAAGACCCGCGCTAAGGCCAAGACCAGGTCATCCCGGGCAGGACTCCAGTTCCCGGTGGGTCGTGTCCACAGGCTGCTCCGCAAGGGCAACTACGGCGAGCGTATCGGCGCCGGTGCTCCCGTGTAcatggcggccgtgctggagtaCCTGACCGCCGAGATTCTGGAGTTGGCGGGGAACGCAGCCCGCGACAACAAGAAGTCTAGGATCATTCCCCGCCATCTGCAGCTGGCCGTCCGCAACGACGAGGAGCTCAACAAACTCCTGGGAGGCGTCACCATCGCCCAGGGCGGCGTGTTGCCCAACATCCAGGCGGTGCTGCTCCCTAAGAAGACCGAGAAGGCCTCCAAGAAGTAA